From Burkholderia sp. WP9, a single genomic window includes:
- a CDS encoding PepSY domain-containing protein, which yields MSTTITTERPRVTPAAGAANPGYRTLWRWHFYAGLFVMPFLVVLAITGTLYCFQPQIEPLLYPERLVVAPQAVPRLPAEALLANARSAMPPSATAVSAVVASDPRRSAEFVFRLADGDKQSVYVNPYTGVVLGTLSVEQRFMQVDRMLHRKLLLGKPGELLMELAACWTLVMIGTGIALWWPREKTTARQALLPRFALKGRALWKNVHAVMGIWLALGALAFVLTGLPWTGSWGKQFKALASAANLGAPPGSWGGLALHSTLPGAVGLQAAQADTRTQNAAHDEHAEHTGHTGHHGAAADTDSMPGMVMDDLPLPLTPWAVGNTPVPNSVSADARPAHPLPLGRVIALAASLGLTEGYNIVLPAAATGVYTISYFPGDPKDERTLYIDQYSGAILKDIRYSDYGAVSKAVSYGTSLHMGRYFGLANQLLCAAISLGLAAMAVTGCVMWWKRRPQRSLGAPSRERAAPPMRGWKTGLVLLGVVFPLMGATLLAVWLADRAIFGRAARHVPATQTERAGN from the coding sequence ATGTCCACCACCATCACCACCGAGCGGCCACGTGTCACGCCGGCGGCCGGCGCGGCCAACCCGGGCTACCGCACGCTCTGGCGCTGGCACTTTTATGCAGGCCTCTTCGTGATGCCGTTTCTGGTCGTGCTCGCGATCACCGGCACGCTGTATTGCTTCCAGCCACAAATCGAACCGTTGCTTTATCCGGAGCGTCTGGTCGTCGCACCGCAGGCCGTGCCCAGGCTGCCCGCGGAAGCGCTGCTTGCCAACGCGCGGTCGGCCATGCCGCCGAGCGCGACCGCGGTGAGCGCCGTCGTCGCGAGCGACCCGCGGCGCAGCGCGGAATTCGTCTTCCGTCTCGCGGACGGCGATAAACAGAGCGTCTATGTGAACCCCTACACCGGCGTGGTGCTGGGCACATTGAGCGTCGAACAGCGCTTCATGCAAGTGGACCGCATGCTTCACCGCAAGCTGCTGCTCGGCAAACCCGGCGAACTGCTCATGGAACTCGCCGCATGCTGGACGCTCGTGATGATCGGCACCGGCATCGCACTGTGGTGGCCGCGTGAAAAAACCACGGCTCGCCAAGCACTGTTGCCGCGTTTCGCTTTGAAAGGTCGCGCGCTGTGGAAGAACGTTCACGCCGTGATGGGCATCTGGCTCGCGCTCGGCGCACTGGCGTTCGTATTGACGGGGCTGCCCTGGACGGGTTCTTGGGGCAAGCAGTTCAAGGCGCTCGCGAGCGCGGCGAATCTCGGCGCGCCGCCGGGCTCCTGGGGTGGTCTGGCGTTGCATTCGACACTGCCCGGCGCGGTCGGCCTGCAAGCCGCCCAAGCGGATACGCGTACGCAGAACGCGGCACATGACGAACATGCCGAGCATACCGGCCACACGGGCCACCACGGAGCCGCAGCCGACACGGACTCGATGCCCGGCATGGTGATGGACGACCTGCCTCTGCCGCTCACGCCCTGGGCCGTCGGCAACACGCCGGTGCCCAATTCCGTCTCCGCCGATGCTCGCCCGGCGCATCCGCTGCCGCTTGGACGCGTGATCGCGCTCGCCGCATCGCTCGGTTTGACGGAGGGCTACAACATCGTGCTGCCGGCCGCCGCGACCGGCGTCTACACCATCTCGTACTTTCCGGGCGACCCGAAAGACGAGCGCACGCTGTACATCGACCAATACAGCGGTGCGATCCTGAAGGACATTCGCTATAGCGATTACGGCGCGGTGTCGAAGGCGGTCTCGTACGGCACATCGCTGCATATGGGCCGCTATTTCGGTCTCGCCAATCAGTTGCTGTGCGCCGCCATTTCCCTCGGGCTGGCGGCGATGGCCGTTACCGGGTGCGTGATGTGGTGGAAGCGCCGGCCGCAACGCTCGCTCGGCGCGCCCTCGCGCGAACGGGCCGCACCGCCCATGCGCGGCTGGAAAACCGGCCTCGTTCTGCTCGGCGTGGTCTTCCCATTGATGGGCGCCACGCTGCTCGCCGTGTGGCTCGCGGATCGCGCGATATTCGGCCGTGCTGCGCGACACGTCCCCGCCACCCAGACAGAGCGGGCGGGAAACTGA